One genomic window of Paraburkholderia phytofirmans PsJN includes the following:
- a CDS encoding nitroreductase: protein MTTPVNNVDAALLTRRSIRAFLSTPVPRADIEAILEAASRAPSGTNTQPWKVCVVTGESLARLSRALLDAYDHPQREALYQEEYPYYPDRWVSPYIDRRRKIGWDLYGLLGIEKGDKARMHEQHAQNYRFFGAPVGLFFTIDRVMGRGSWLDYGMFLQAIMTAARGRGLDTCPQAAFTPFHRVIAEQLGLPPEEQLVCGMSLGFADENALVNTLRTEREPVERFTRFLD, encoded by the coding sequence ATGACCACCCCCGTCAATAACGTCGACGCCGCGCTCCTCACGCGGCGTTCGATTCGCGCCTTTCTGTCCACGCCGGTGCCGCGCGCCGATATCGAAGCCATTCTTGAAGCCGCCAGCCGCGCGCCGTCGGGCACCAATACGCAGCCGTGGAAAGTCTGCGTGGTGACGGGCGAGTCGCTGGCGCGTCTCTCGCGGGCATTGCTCGACGCTTACGACCACCCGCAACGCGAAGCGCTGTACCAGGAAGAGTATCCGTACTATCCGGATCGATGGGTGTCGCCGTACATCGACCGGCGCCGCAAAATCGGCTGGGATCTGTACGGTTTGCTTGGCATCGAAAAAGGCGACAAGGCGCGCATGCACGAGCAGCATGCGCAAAACTATCGGTTCTTCGGCGCACCAGTGGGCTTGTTCTTTACCATCGACCGGGTGATGGGGCGCGGCAGCTGGCTGGACTACGGCATGTTCCTGCAGGCGATCATGACGGCCGCGCGCGGGCGAGGTCTCGATACGTGTCCGCAAGCCGCCTTTACGCCGTTTCATCGGGTGATTGCCGAGCAACTCGGCTTGCCGCCTGAAGAGCAACTGGTGTGCGGCATGTCACTCGGTTTCGCCGACGAAAACGCTTTGGTCAACACGTTACGCACCGAGCGCGAACCAGTTGAACGGTTCACGCGATTTCTCGATTGA
- a CDS encoding high-potential iron-sulfur protein, which translates to MKTSRRHFLLLGVSAGSAFVLTRAAFADTANTLSESDPKAQAVGYKEDASKVDKAKFPGYAAGQSCANCSLFQGKASDAYGGCTLFGDKQVAARGWCSSYSNM; encoded by the coding sequence ATGAAAACATCGCGTCGCCATTTTCTGCTGCTGGGCGTGAGCGCGGGCTCTGCGTTCGTGCTCACGCGTGCCGCCTTCGCCGACACGGCAAATACACTCAGCGAATCCGATCCGAAGGCGCAAGCCGTCGGCTATAAAGAGGACGCGTCCAAGGTCGACAAAGCGAAGTTTCCGGGCTACGCCGCCGGACAAAGCTGTGCCAACTGCTCGCTGTTCCAGGGCAAAGCCAGCGACGCATACGGCGGATGCACGCTGTTCGGCGACAAGCAAGTCGCGGCGCGCGGCTGGTGCAGTTCGTACTCGAACATGTGA
- a CDS encoding DOPA 4,5-dioxygenase family protein translates to MTFRDLSAITSWHAHVYFDAGSRDAAWTFREQISAHWGDALQLGRFHERLVGPHPMWSYQLAFTQSQFADVVGWLTLNHGALDIFLHPNTGDALRDHRDAAVWIGHSYELVLSALN, encoded by the coding sequence ATGACCTTTCGCGACCTCTCCGCCATCACAAGCTGGCACGCCCATGTGTATTTCGATGCGGGCAGCCGCGACGCCGCATGGACTTTCCGCGAGCAGATTAGCGCCCACTGGGGCGACGCACTGCAACTGGGTCGCTTTCACGAGCGTCTGGTCGGACCGCATCCCATGTGGTCGTATCAGCTCGCCTTCACGCAATCGCAATTCGCCGACGTGGTCGGCTGGCTCACGCTCAATCACGGCGCGCTGGATATCTTCCTGCACCCCAATACCGGCGATGCGTTACGCGATCACCGCGACGCCGCCGTATGGATCGGCCATTCGTACGAACTGGTGCTGAGCGCGTTGAATTGA
- a CDS encoding GNAT family N-acetyltransferase codes for MSGKESVFTLRPALDTDEAFLFELRKATMTEHLARVGEPSDDTEHRARLLHRYDTARVICIDGAPAGLLKAHRTDAEWVVVQLQIAPALQGRGIGERALHTVLRAAQADALPVTLKVLKGNPAQRLYERLGFEIVGEDERQFHMRRAPRASAEIEAE; via the coding sequence ATGTCCGGTAAAGAATCTGTCTTCACCCTGCGCCCGGCATTGGATACGGACGAGGCCTTTCTATTCGAACTGCGCAAGGCGACCATGACGGAGCACTTGGCGCGCGTCGGCGAACCGTCGGACGACACCGAGCATCGCGCGCGTCTGCTGCATCGTTATGACACAGCGCGCGTGATTTGTATCGACGGCGCGCCCGCCGGTTTGCTCAAAGCGCATCGCACCGACGCCGAGTGGGTCGTCGTGCAATTGCAGATCGCGCCTGCGCTGCAAGGGCGCGGTATCGGCGAACGCGCGCTGCACACGGTGTTGCGCGCCGCGCAGGCCGACGCGTTGCCAGTCACCCTCAAGGTGCTCAAAGGCAATCCCGCGCAGCGCCTTTACGAGCGCCTCGGCTTCGAGATCGTCGGCGAAGATGAGAGACAGTTTCACATGAGGCGCGCGCCGCGCGCGTCGGCGGAAATTGAAGCAGAATGA
- a CDS encoding DUF1488 family protein, with amino-acid sequence MEIIEFEPSVSADGRTVIFQLSTRGRDLECAVTREALEQHFWLQRGAGEERVLKTFADGRKRITAVAERKLLARPGEKVLLTISDFAARG; translated from the coding sequence ATGGAGATTATCGAGTTTGAACCAAGCGTCTCGGCAGACGGACGCACGGTGATTTTCCAGCTTTCGACGCGAGGCCGGGACCTCGAATGCGCCGTCACGCGTGAGGCCCTGGAGCAGCACTTCTGGTTGCAACGCGGCGCCGGCGAGGAACGTGTACTGAAGACGTTCGCTGACGGCCGCAAACGCATCACCGCTGTAGCGGAGAGAAAACTGCTGGCGCGTCCAGGCGAAAAAGTGCTGCTGACGATCAGCGATTTCGCCGCACGCGGCTGA
- a CDS encoding YciI family protein: protein MSYMLLIVEPPNQRIERGEAAGREVYDQMVRFSADLKARGKLVAVESLTSLNDAVRVQVRDGQPKLLDGPFAEAKEMVGGFFLLNVETREEAVAIAEACPAATWCTVEVRKLGPCFL, encoded by the coding sequence ATGTCTTATATGCTGCTCATCGTCGAACCCCCGAATCAACGCATTGAACGCGGTGAAGCCGCGGGCCGCGAAGTCTACGATCAGATGGTCCGCTTCTCCGCCGATCTCAAAGCGCGCGGCAAACTGGTCGCGGTCGAATCGCTCACGTCCCTGAACGACGCCGTGCGCGTCCAGGTGCGCGACGGTCAGCCGAAATTGCTCGACGGCCCGTTCGCCGAAGCCAAGGAAATGGTCGGCGGGTTCTTCCTGCTCAATGTCGAAACGCGTGAAGAAGCCGTGGCGATTGCCGAAGCTTGCCCGGCCGCAACGTGGTGCACGGTCGAAGTCCGCAAGCTCGGACCTTGTTTCCTCTAG
- a CDS encoding YciI family protein, whose translation MRFMILVKATAASEAGEMPEASLMAAMGAYHEELAKAGVLLDATGLQPSSKGWRIRYSGGTRSVVDGPFPETKQLIAGYTLIQVRSREEAMEWARRFPAPFGDQADGEIEVRQLFEFDDFEPGPELERFRELDAGKR comes from the coding sequence ATGCGATTCATGATCCTCGTAAAAGCGACCGCGGCCAGCGAAGCCGGCGAGATGCCGGAAGCGTCCCTGATGGCCGCGATGGGCGCGTATCACGAAGAGCTGGCTAAAGCCGGCGTGCTGCTCGACGCCACCGGCCTGCAACCGAGTTCGAAAGGCTGGCGCATTCGCTACAGCGGCGGGACGCGCTCGGTGGTCGACGGCCCGTTTCCAGAAACCAAACAACTGATTGCCGGCTATACGCTGATCCAGGTGCGCTCGCGTGAAGAAGCCATGGAATGGGCGCGGCGCTTTCCGGCGCCCTTCGGCGACCAGGCGGACGGCGAAATCGAGGTGCGTCAATTGTTTGAATTCGACGACTTCGAACCCGGCCCGGAGCTGGAGCGGTTCCGCGAACTGGACGCCGGCAAGCGCTGA
- a CDS encoding VOC family protein translates to MHKQIYVNLAVDNLERSKAFFSAIGLSFEPQFTNEQAACLILGENIYAMLLVKDLFKSFTRKSLCNPKESTEALVGLSCESRAEVDALVAKALAAGGTVPRAPQDYGYMYGHGFEDIDGHIWELIYMDPNGKAAG, encoded by the coding sequence ATGCATAAGCAGATCTACGTCAATCTCGCGGTCGACAATCTCGAACGATCGAAAGCCTTCTTCAGCGCGATCGGTTTGAGCTTCGAACCGCAATTCACGAACGAACAGGCGGCCTGTCTCATCCTCGGCGAAAACATCTACGCGATGCTGCTGGTCAAGGACCTGTTCAAGTCGTTCACCCGCAAGTCGCTGTGCAATCCGAAGGAAAGCACGGAAGCGCTGGTGGGCCTGTCGTGCGAAAGCCGGGCGGAGGTGGATGCGCTGGTCGCCAAAGCGCTCGCCGCCGGCGGCACCGTGCCGCGCGCGCCGCAGGACTACGGCTACATGTATGGGCACGGCTTCGAGGATATCGACGGCCACATCTGGGAGCTCATCTACATGGACCCGAACGGCAAGGCGGCGGGCTGA
- a CDS encoding RNA polymerase sigma factor, producing the protein MTTAATHRAIEAVWRIESAKVIAHVARIVRDVGLAEELAQDALVSALEHWPDAGVPDNPGAWLMATAKNRALDRLRQEALHARKHQELGHDLDAMEAHLVPDFVDALDAARADDIGDDLLRLVFTACHPVLSTDARVALTLRLLGGLTTDEIARAFLVPEPTVAQRIVRAKRTLSAAKVPFEVPQADARAPRLASVLQVIYLIFNEGYSATAGDDWMRPALCEEALRLGRVLSGLVPDESEVHGLVALMEIQASRTHARTDAQGRPVLLLDQDRSRWDPLLIRRGLAALNSAHALGGASGPYALQAALAACHARARRAEDTDWAQIVALYDALSQVAPSPVVELNRAVAVGMAFGPAAGLEIVDALASDAALANYHWLPSVRGDLLAKLGRMEEARAEFERAAGMTRNARERELLLERAHGIGH; encoded by the coding sequence GTGACCACGGCAGCCACCCACCGTGCCATCGAGGCAGTCTGGCGGATCGAATCCGCCAAGGTCATCGCCCACGTCGCGCGGATCGTGCGCGACGTCGGGCTTGCCGAGGAACTGGCGCAAGACGCGCTGGTGTCCGCGCTCGAACATTGGCCCGACGCGGGCGTGCCCGACAACCCGGGAGCATGGCTGATGGCGACCGCAAAGAACCGTGCCCTCGACCGCTTGCGGCAGGAAGCGCTGCATGCCCGCAAGCACCAGGAGCTGGGTCACGATCTCGACGCGATGGAGGCGCATCTCGTGCCCGATTTCGTCGATGCTCTCGATGCCGCCCGCGCCGACGATATCGGCGACGATCTGCTGCGGCTCGTGTTCACCGCGTGCCACCCGGTGCTATCGACCGATGCGCGCGTCGCGCTCACGTTGCGTCTGCTCGGCGGCCTCACCACGGACGAAATCGCGCGCGCGTTTCTCGTGCCCGAGCCGACCGTCGCACAGCGCATCGTGCGGGCCAAGCGCACGCTGTCGGCGGCCAAGGTGCCGTTCGAGGTGCCGCAAGCGGACGCACGCGCGCCGCGGCTCGCTTCGGTGCTGCAGGTCATCTATCTGATTTTCAACGAAGGCTATTCGGCCACGGCCGGCGACGACTGGATGCGTCCGGCGCTCTGCGAGGAAGCGCTGCGGCTCGGCCGCGTGCTGAGCGGTCTCGTGCCCGACGAAAGCGAAGTGCACGGCCTCGTCGCGCTGATGGAGATTCAGGCCTCGCGCACGCATGCGCGCACGGACGCGCAAGGCCGTCCGGTGCTGCTGCTCGATCAGGATCGCAGCCGCTGGGACCCGCTTCTGATCCGCCGTGGACTGGCCGCGCTCAACAGCGCGCATGCGCTGGGCGGCGCGAGCGGCCCGTACGCGTTGCAGGCAGCGCTCGCCGCATGTCACGCCCGTGCGCGTCGCGCGGAAGATACCGACTGGGCGCAGATCGTCGCGCTGTATGACGCGCTGTCGCAAGTGGCGCCGTCGCCGGTGGTCGAGTTGAACCGCGCGGTGGCGGTCGGCATGGCGTTCGGTCCGGCGGCCGGTTTGGAGATCGTCGATGCACTGGCAAGCGACGCTGCGCTGGCGAACTATCACTGGCTGCCGAGTGTACGCGGCGATCTGCTAGCCAAGCTGGGACGCATGGAAGAAGCGCGCGCAGAATTCGAACGGGCCGCCGGGATGACGCGCAATGCGCGCGAGCGCGAGCTGCTGCTCGAACGCGCGCACGGTATCGGGCATTGA
- a CDS encoding class I SAM-dependent methyltransferase, giving the protein MKSFDLLDLHANERVLEVGLGNGGHIALVLEQAETLRFTGIDISPTMIAAARRRNAAFVRDGQVRLETANVVGMPFATASFDKAVTSNSTYFWPHLTAGLKEIRRVLRVDGTLVIAAITPEAAIEMPFAEYGFTVHDAAALEAACLAAGFGRIGITRYLEPLSDPPQEHGPREFYLLRACAA; this is encoded by the coding sequence ATGAAGTCATTCGATCTGCTCGACTTGCACGCGAACGAGCGGGTGCTCGAAGTGGGCCTCGGCAACGGCGGCCACATCGCGCTCGTGCTCGAGCAGGCCGAGACACTACGCTTCACTGGCATCGATATATCGCCAACCATGATCGCCGCCGCTCGCAGACGCAACGCAGCCTTTGTGCGCGACGGCCAGGTCCGGCTCGAAACGGCCAACGTTGTTGGTATGCCGTTCGCCACCGCCTCGTTCGACAAAGCGGTGACGAGCAATAGCACGTATTTCTGGCCGCACCTGACGGCCGGCCTGAAGGAAATTCGCCGCGTGTTACGCGTGGACGGCACGCTGGTAATCGCGGCCATCACACCCGAGGCGGCAATCGAGATGCCTTTTGCCGAGTACGGTTTCACCGTGCATGACGCAGCGGCACTCGAAGCCGCCTGCCTGGCCGCGGGATTCGGTCGGATCGGCATCACCCGATACCTCGAACCGCTCAGCGACCCGCCACAGGAGCATGGCCCGCGCGAATTTTATCTGCTGCGGGCGTGCGCCGCCTGA
- a CDS encoding LysE family translocator, whose product MVDGSAVLGVFSVYVAGVVIPGPNFVAVAHKAASATRVEALAMVGGIVLVNLFWASCAILGVGIVFTAFPWLALAVKLAGAGYLIWFGARLIVNASAGKPTAGVNATAGGFRQAFAQGFATNIANPKSMAFFAAVFSSAAPAHVSVGTFVAMLGMVCVVASSWYGFIALTLSHERIATAYRSCKAWIDRVCGGLIVALGLRQLIR is encoded by the coding sequence GTGGTTGATGGGTCCGCGGTTCTTGGCGTTTTCTCTGTGTACGTGGCCGGCGTGGTGATTCCCGGGCCGAACTTCGTTGCCGTCGCGCACAAGGCTGCATCGGCGACGCGCGTCGAAGCGCTCGCGATGGTCGGCGGCATCGTGCTGGTCAATCTGTTCTGGGCAAGCTGCGCGATTCTAGGCGTCGGCATCGTGTTCACGGCTTTTCCGTGGCTCGCATTGGCGGTAAAGCTGGCCGGCGCGGGCTATCTGATCTGGTTCGGCGCACGCCTGATCGTCAACGCGTCGGCGGGTAAACCGACCGCCGGCGTGAATGCCACGGCGGGCGGCTTTCGGCAAGCGTTCGCGCAAGGCTTCGCGACCAACATCGCGAATCCGAAGTCGATGGCGTTCTTCGCCGCCGTGTTCTCGTCCGCCGCGCCGGCGCATGTCAGCGTCGGCACGTTTGTGGCGATGCTCGGCATGGTGTGCGTGGTCGCAAGCAGTTGGTACGGATTCATCGCGCTGACCTTGTCGCATGAGCGCATTGCGACCGCGTACCGGAGCTGCAAGGCGTGGATCGATCGCGTTTGCGGCGGGTTGATCGTCGCGTTGGGCTTGCGTCAGTTGATCCGGTAG
- a CDS encoding DUF4337 domain-containing protein translates to MPEEYEVHGPHDHAVEHAGHHDADPFASRMAVMTAILATIGALCAYQSGNSENLALYYKNEAAIKKTEASNQWNYYQAKGEKQNLAELGAALSAGNTDAHAKFLADVDKYKQQKEPIRAKAEAIEKEVVDNDARSEALLHGHHRWAQATTLIQVAIALCAITLLTRKKWLRNVSFIVAGAGVITGALAFFSA, encoded by the coding sequence ATGCCTGAAGAATATGAAGTGCATGGTCCGCACGACCATGCCGTGGAACATGCCGGTCATCACGACGCGGATCCGTTTGCGAGCCGCATGGCCGTGATGACGGCCATTCTCGCGACGATCGGCGCGCTGTGCGCGTACCAGAGCGGCAACAGCGAAAATCTCGCGCTGTACTACAAGAACGAAGCCGCCATCAAAAAGACCGAAGCGTCGAACCAGTGGAACTACTACCAGGCGAAGGGCGAGAAGCAAAATCTCGCCGAACTGGGCGCGGCGCTGTCCGCCGGCAACACGGACGCGCATGCGAAATTCCTCGCCGACGTCGACAAATACAAGCAGCAAAAAGAGCCGATCCGCGCGAAGGCCGAAGCGATCGAAAAGGAAGTCGTCGATAACGACGCGCGCAGCGAAGCGTTGCTGCATGGCCATCATCGCTGGGCACAGGCCACCACGCTGATTCAGGTGGCGATCGCCCTGTGCGCGATCACATTGCTGACGCGCAAGAAATGGCTGCGCAACGTCTCGTTCATAGTGGCCGGCGCGGGCGTGATCACCGGCGCGTTGGCGTTTTTCTCGGCTTGA
- a CDS encoding DUF1427 family protein — translation MKAYLISLAAGVLVGLLYSVMDVKSPAPPTVALVGLLGMLGGEHMIPLVRTWLALGIH, via the coding sequence ATGAAAGCGTATTTGATCTCGCTGGCCGCCGGCGTGCTGGTCGGCCTCCTCTACAGCGTGATGGACGTGAAGTCGCCCGCGCCGCCAACCGTCGCGCTGGTCGGACTGCTCGGCATGCTCGGCGGCGAACATATGATTCCGTTGGTGCGGACGTGGCTGGCGTTGGGCATTCATTAA
- a CDS encoding quinone oxidoreductase family protein produces the protein MKAIQFKSFGSPEVLDYTDLPTPQADADNVVVQVKAASVNPSDVKNVSGHFAHTVLPRTPGRDFSGVVVDGPQAWLGAEVWGTGGDIGFTRDGTHAEFIKLPLAALSRKPKTLSHAEASAIGVNFVVAWLGTVEYAHLQSGETIAVIGAGGGVGGAVVQIAKARGARVIAVDRHALDANTPAGRLIDDYVPFDETVTDRLRALTDGAGADVVYDTVGGVAFETALSLVKRRGRVLEISGTGKRRVEFDLIDFYHNETQLLGVDSAKLGVAESAPLMTALVDGFETGKLTGPAIAQTFPLERAREAYEAVAAGTRGRVVIAM, from the coding sequence ATGAAAGCCATCCAGTTCAAATCTTTTGGCAGCCCCGAAGTGCTCGACTACACCGACCTGCCGACCCCGCAAGCCGATGCGGACAACGTCGTCGTGCAGGTCAAAGCAGCCTCGGTGAACCCGAGCGACGTCAAGAACGTCTCCGGGCATTTCGCACACACGGTGCTGCCGCGCACGCCGGGCCGCGACTTCAGCGGCGTGGTGGTGGACGGCCCGCAAGCCTGGCTCGGCGCCGAAGTGTGGGGCACGGGTGGCGACATCGGCTTCACGCGCGACGGCACGCACGCCGAATTCATCAAGCTGCCGCTCGCGGCACTCTCGCGCAAACCCAAAACGCTGAGCCACGCGGAAGCCTCCGCGATCGGCGTGAACTTTGTGGTTGCCTGGCTCGGCACGGTCGAGTACGCGCATCTGCAATCGGGCGAAACCATCGCCGTGATCGGCGCCGGTGGCGGCGTGGGCGGTGCGGTGGTGCAGATCGCCAAGGCGCGCGGCGCCCGCGTGATCGCCGTGGACCGTCACGCGCTAGACGCGAACACGCCGGCGGGCCGCCTGATCGACGACTACGTGCCGTTCGATGAAACCGTCACGGACCGCTTGCGAGCGCTCACCGACGGCGCGGGCGCGGACGTGGTGTACGACACCGTCGGCGGCGTAGCGTTCGAGACCGCGTTGAGCCTCGTCAAACGTCGTGGCCGCGTGCTCGAAATCAGCGGCACGGGCAAGCGCCGCGTCGAATTCGACCTGATCGACTTCTATCACAACGAGACGCAATTGCTCGGCGTGGACAGCGCGAAACTCGGCGTCGCGGAATCGGCGCCGTTGATGACGGCGCTAGTCGACGGCTTCGAAACCGGCAAGCTGACCGGCCCGGCGATCGCACAGACATTCCCGCTCGAACGCGCTCGCGAAGCCTACGAGGCCGTGGCCGCCGGCACACGCGGCCGGGTCGTCATCGCAATGTGA
- a CDS encoding AraC family transcriptional regulator, whose amino-acid sequence MPKARPPELHDDADARSLARHYPRGLRIDPHSHTWAQVLYAVSGVMWVEVGREALVVPPQRAVWLPAGTLHSIHMMSEVEMRNLYLHARNVGHLSRRSDVFEVNGLLRELITSIAEHEGSDSRDQTYLDAAYRLAMLELGHAPRSSLRIALPDASDRRLDALCRAVIDNPSIAISFEQHAASVGASVRTLARLFTRELGVGFAEWRRQVQLAVAVSWLAEGRPVSSIARSLGFQPSSFSDMFRRELGAPPTGFDPSGTLSEIASAVSPEAAKSRQS is encoded by the coding sequence GTGCCCAAAGCCCGCCCACCCGAACTCCACGACGACGCCGACGCCCGTTCGCTCGCGCGGCACTATCCGCGCGGACTGCGTATCGACCCGCACTCGCACACGTGGGCGCAGGTGCTGTACGCGGTATCGGGCGTGATGTGGGTCGAGGTCGGCCGCGAAGCGCTGGTCGTGCCGCCGCAGCGCGCCGTCTGGCTGCCGGCCGGCACGCTGCACTCCATCCACATGATGAGCGAAGTGGAGATGCGCAACCTCTATCTCCACGCGCGTAATGTCGGTCACCTGAGCCGCCGCAGCGACGTGTTCGAAGTGAACGGCCTGCTGCGCGAACTGATCACGTCGATCGCGGAGCATGAAGGCAGCGACTCGCGCGATCAAACCTATCTCGACGCCGCCTACCGTCTCGCCATGCTGGAACTGGGACACGCGCCGCGCTCGTCGCTGCGCATCGCGCTGCCCGACGCTTCGGACCGGCGGCTCGATGCGTTGTGCCGCGCGGTGATCGACAATCCGTCGATTGCGATCAGCTTCGAACAGCATGCGGCGTCGGTCGGGGCGAGCGTGCGGACGCTGGCGCGGCTTTTCACACGCGAACTGGGCGTCGGCTTTGCAGAATGGCGCCGCCAGGTGCAACTGGCGGTCGCCGTCTCCTGGCTCGCCGAAGGACGCCCGGTGAGCAGCATCGCACGCTCGCTCGGGTTTCAGCCGAGCAGCTTCAGCGACATGTTCCGGCGCGAACTGGGCGCACCGCCGACCGGGTTCGATCCAAGCGGCACATTGAGCGAAATCGCGTCCGCCGTCTCGCCCGAAGCCGCGAAAAGCCGCCAAAGTTGA
- a CDS encoding AEC family transporter, with the protein MLATLEILLPVFGLIFAGFACRRRNVLGPNSASELNRFVVWLALPALLFDIMAHATWQQLYQPAFVATFSIACVSVFVLILAMRLMTGRHLADASVDAIAASYPNTGYIGFPLGMIAFGSASLTPTTIATILVACVLFAVAIVLIEVGLQTERTPHKLGLKVLRSLARNPLIVSPIAGVLFASLHVALPASAETFLKLLGGAASPCALVSLGLFLAEKRPADAGARGISWLLTGVKLLVQPALTWWLAARVFGLSSTLVEMAVILAALPTGTGPFMLAEFYEREAHITSRTILLSTVGSIVTLSLLLLLMGHRT; encoded by the coding sequence ATGTTAGCCACCCTCGAAATCCTGCTTCCCGTTTTCGGTTTGATTTTCGCGGGTTTCGCCTGCCGCCGGCGCAACGTGCTCGGACCAAACTCGGCGTCGGAGCTGAACCGCTTCGTGGTCTGGCTGGCACTGCCGGCGCTGCTGTTCGACATCATGGCGCACGCCACGTGGCAGCAGCTCTATCAACCGGCCTTCGTCGCTACATTTTCGATTGCGTGCGTTAGCGTGTTCGTGCTGATTCTGGCGATGCGGTTAATGACCGGCCGGCATCTCGCGGATGCAAGCGTCGATGCGATTGCGGCCTCGTATCCGAACACCGGCTATATCGGCTTCCCGCTTGGCATGATCGCGTTCGGCTCGGCGAGCCTGACGCCGACTACGATCGCCACGATCCTTGTCGCATGTGTGCTGTTCGCGGTTGCCATCGTGCTGATCGAAGTCGGTCTGCAGACCGAACGCACGCCACATAAGCTGGGTTTGAAAGTGCTGCGCTCGCTGGCCCGCAATCCGCTGATCGTGTCGCCGATTGCCGGCGTGCTGTTTGCCAGCCTCCACGTCGCGTTGCCGGCCAGCGCGGAGACCTTCCTGAAACTGCTGGGCGGCGCAGCGAGTCCATGCGCGCTGGTGAGCCTCGGTCTGTTCCTCGCCGAGAAGCGCCCGGCCGACGCCGGCGCACGAGGCATCTCCTGGCTGCTCACTGGCGTGAAGCTGCTCGTGCAGCCGGCGCTGACCTGGTGGCTCGCGGCACGCGTGTTTGGGCTCTCGTCGACGCTGGTCGAAATGGCGGTCATTCTCGCCGCGTTGCCCACCGGCACCGGCCCGTTCATGCTCGCCGAGTTCTACGAGCGTGAAGCGCACATCACCTCGCGAACGATCTTGCTCTCGACCGTAGGCTCGATCGTGACCCTCTCGTTGCTGCTGCTGTTGATGGGCCATCGCACGTAA
- a CDS encoding LysR family transcriptional regulator, translated as MIDIKPLRYFVTLAETRHFGRAAARLNLSQPPLSRQLAALEASVGVTLVERSPRSVSLTAAGERFYADAKAILASVEQAVSNAQAAAQGDAGKLAIGFTMCAAYSVVPGYARAFGAAYPEVALNLREVVSNDLAAQVLTGQIDAAIMFPNAPDKGLAARTILSEPLCVALSRSHPRARARRLKIAQLAGEPFVLASEEVAPTLRATILEHCRSGGFEPDIRFEVQLQQTVLSLVDEGVGVALVPASMRRAQLAGVVFRPLVDAPLIEQVLAWSPTNRNPCLARFLELA; from the coding sequence GTGATTGATATCAAGCCGCTGCGCTACTTCGTGACGCTGGCCGAGACGCGCCATTTCGGCCGGGCGGCAGCGCGTCTCAATCTGTCGCAGCCGCCGTTGAGCCGTCAACTGGCGGCGCTGGAGGCGAGCGTCGGCGTGACGTTGGTCGAGCGCAGCCCGCGCAGCGTGAGCTTGACCGCTGCGGGCGAGCGTTTTTACGCCGACGCGAAAGCGATTCTCGCCTCCGTTGAGCAAGCGGTCAGCAATGCGCAAGCCGCCGCGCAGGGTGACGCCGGCAAGCTCGCCATCGGCTTCACGATGTGTGCGGCGTATAGCGTCGTGCCGGGTTATGCGCGGGCTTTCGGCGCGGCGTATCCCGAGGTCGCGTTGAATTTGCGCGAGGTCGTCTCGAACGATCTCGCTGCGCAGGTGCTGACCGGGCAGATCGACGCGGCCATCATGTTCCCGAACGCGCCGGACAAGGGGCTCGCCGCACGCACGATTCTCAGCGAGCCGCTATGTGTTGCGCTGTCGCGCAGTCATCCGCGGGCTCGCGCGCGGCGTCTGAAGATCGCGCAACTGGCTGGCGAGCCGTTCGTGCTCGCGTCCGAGGAAGTCGCGCCAACATTGCGCGCGACGATCCTCGAGCATTGCCGCTCGGGCGGCTTCGAACCCGACATACGTTTCGAAGTGCAGTTGCAACAGACGGTGCTGAGTCTCGTCGACGAAGGGGTGGGCGTAGCGCTCGTGCCGGCTTCCATGCGCCGCGCGCAACTCGCGGGCGTGGTGTTCCGGCCGCTGGTCGATGCGCCGCTGATCGAACAGGTGTTGGCGTGGTCGCCGACGAATCGCAATCCCTGTCTGGCGCGCTTTCTCGAACTGGCGTGA